One window of the Camarhynchus parvulus chromosome 2, STF_HiC, whole genome shotgun sequence genome contains the following:
- the DPH3 gene encoding DPH3 homolog encodes MAVFHDEVEIEDFEYDEETGTYSYPCPCGDRFLITREDLENGEDVATCPSCSLILRVIYDQEQFMRDEVVAEPLPNKELVKC; translated from the exons ATGGCCGTGTTCCACGACGAGGTGGAGATCGAGGACTTCGAGTACGACGAGGAGACCGGGACCTACAGCTACCCGTGCCCCTGCGGGGACCGATTCCTCATCACGCGG GAGGACCTGGAGAACGGGGAGGACGTGGccacctgccccagctgctccctgatcCTGCGCGTCATTTACGACCAG GAGCAGTTCATGCGGGATGAAGTCGTGGCAGAACCTTTGCCAAACAAGGAATTGGTCAAGTGCTGA
- the OXNAD1 gene encoding oxidoreductase NAD-binding domain-containing protein 1 isoform X1 codes for MAQRGPQISSSSSDHAMNRTPSVSSSKNSDSEDCLIIMAHATIYVGCIAPQLLRGAQSRIFPSHSPLGVLRHSAFCYCTGNGTIKSKRKMDHLERTANNFRQEVITQAKVCGITDESETVKRLCLAIANKDFTFKAGQWVDFFIPGVSVVGGFSICSSPGLLEREGILELAVKHSVHPPAHWIHTECTLDSEVALRVGGDFFFDPQPGDSPVNLVLIAGGVGINPLFSILLHIADLHGYQEGKGNRPKLGTAKLYYSAKNTSELLFKKNILGLMKAFPGKITCCFHVTQQRSQICKELQPHITEGRISEKDLEKHISNDTSWYICGPPPMIESISKLLTNIGVPRNRVFFEKWW; via the exons ATGGCCCAGAGAGGACCTCAGATATCATCCAGTTCCAGTGACCATGCCATGAACAGGACACCTTCTGTCTCATCATCCAA gaacagTGATTCTGAAGACTGCCTGATCATCATGGCTCATGCTACTATTTATGTGGGTTGCATTGCTCCTCAATTACTGAGAGGTGCTCAGAGCAgaatttttccctctcattcTCCATTGGGGGTGTTGAGACACTCTGCTTTTTGTTACTGCACAGGGAACGG cacaataaaatcaaaaaggaaaatggatcATCTAGAGAGGACAGCAAATAATTTTCGACAGGAG GTAATTACACAAGCAAAAGTGTGTGGGATCACCGATGAATCAGAGACAGTCAAAAGGCTTTGTTTGGCAATTGCAAATAAGGATTTTACTTTCAAAGCAGGACAATG GGTTGATTTCTTTATTCCTGGAGTATCTGTAGTTGGGGGATTCTCAATATGTTCAAGCCCTGGCCTGTTAGAACGAGAAGGAATACTAGAGCTGGCAGTAAAGCACAGTGTTCATCCTCCTGCTCACTGGATTCACACTGAG TGTACTCTTGACTCAGAAGTGGCCCTGCGAGTGGGAGGTGATTTCTTCTTTGATCCTCAGCCTGGTGACTCCCCAGTAAACCTAGTGCTGATAGCAGGGGGTGTTGGAATTAACCCATTGTTTTCTATACTGCTGCATATAGCAGATCTTCATGGATACCAAGAGGGTAAAGGAAATAGACCCAAATTGGGAACAGCGAAGCTGTACTACAGTGCAAAAAATACGAGCGAACTCTTATTTAAG aaaaatattcttggtTTGATGAAGGCGTTTCCTGGAAAGATCACATGTTGTTTCCACGTCACCCAGCAGCGCTCACAGATCTGTAAAGAACTGCAGCCACACATTACAG agGGAAGAATATCTGAAAAGGATCTAGAGAAACACATCTCTAATGATACTTCATGGTACATCTGTGGTCCCCCTCCAATGATAGAATCTATATCCAAACTACTCACTAACATTGGTGTTCCTAGAAACCGTGTTTTCTTTGAGAAATGGTGGTAG
- the OXNAD1 gene encoding oxidoreductase NAD-binding domain-containing protein 1 isoform X2, which translates to MAHATIYVGCIAPQLLRGAQSRIFPSHSPLGVLRHSAFCYCTGNGTIKSKRKMDHLERTANNFRQEVITQAKVCGITDESETVKRLCLAIANKDFTFKAGQWVDFFIPGVSVVGGFSICSSPGLLEREGILELAVKHSVHPPAHWIHTECTLDSEVALRVGGDFFFDPQPGDSPVNLVLIAGGVGINPLFSILLHIADLHGYQEGKGNRPKLGTAKLYYSAKNTSELLFKKNILGLMKAFPGKITCCFHVTQQRSQICKELQPHITEGRISEKDLEKHISNDTSWYICGPPPMIESISKLLTNIGVPRNRVFFEKWW; encoded by the exons ATGGCTCATGCTACTATTTATGTGGGTTGCATTGCTCCTCAATTACTGAGAGGTGCTCAGAGCAgaatttttccctctcattcTCCATTGGGGGTGTTGAGACACTCTGCTTTTTGTTACTGCACAGGGAACGG cacaataaaatcaaaaaggaaaatggatcATCTAGAGAGGACAGCAAATAATTTTCGACAGGAG GTAATTACACAAGCAAAAGTGTGTGGGATCACCGATGAATCAGAGACAGTCAAAAGGCTTTGTTTGGCAATTGCAAATAAGGATTTTACTTTCAAAGCAGGACAATG GGTTGATTTCTTTATTCCTGGAGTATCTGTAGTTGGGGGATTCTCAATATGTTCAAGCCCTGGCCTGTTAGAACGAGAAGGAATACTAGAGCTGGCAGTAAAGCACAGTGTTCATCCTCCTGCTCACTGGATTCACACTGAG TGTACTCTTGACTCAGAAGTGGCCCTGCGAGTGGGAGGTGATTTCTTCTTTGATCCTCAGCCTGGTGACTCCCCAGTAAACCTAGTGCTGATAGCAGGGGGTGTTGGAATTAACCCATTGTTTTCTATACTGCTGCATATAGCAGATCTTCATGGATACCAAGAGGGTAAAGGAAATAGACCCAAATTGGGAACAGCGAAGCTGTACTACAGTGCAAAAAATACGAGCGAACTCTTATTTAAG aaaaatattcttggtTTGATGAAGGCGTTTCCTGGAAAGATCACATGTTGTTTCCACGTCACCCAGCAGCGCTCACAGATCTGTAAAGAACTGCAGCCACACATTACAG agGGAAGAATATCTGAAAAGGATCTAGAGAAACACATCTCTAATGATACTTCATGGTACATCTGTGGTCCCCCTCCAATGATAGAATCTATATCCAAACTACTCACTAACATTGGTGTTCCTAGAAACCGTGTTTTCTTTGAGAAATGGTGGTAG